A genomic stretch from Solanum stenotomum isolate F172 chromosome 8, ASM1918654v1, whole genome shotgun sequence includes:
- the LOC125872808 gene encoding protease Do-like 2, chloroplastic isoform X1 has product MAANSWFSVLTSTGGSLTSHRLFSTSLRPSSFFIPKADSQNQNHKRKVLNKSSSSPPEKVAGKQKFSRRSKNEGPFANADGRSSSSETGRSQSTAIKSFGLQKKGKGIMLDSKDQQVETGSIQDAAFLNAVVKVYCTHTAPDYSLPWQKQRQFTSTGSAFMIGDGKLLTNAHCVEHDTQVKVKKRGDDTKYVAKVLARGVACDIALLSVESKEFWEGAEPLSFGRLPRLQDAVTVVGYPLGGDTISVTKGVVSRIEVTSYAHGSSELLGIQIDAAINPGNSGGPAFNDDGDCIGVAFQVYRSDDAENIGYVIPTTVVSHFLEDYERNGKYCGFPCLGVLLQKLENPALRACLKVPSNEGVLVRKVEPTSDISNVVKEGDVIVSFDGVHVGCEGTVPFRSSERIAFRYLISQKFTGDSVELGIIRAGEFMKVQAVLKPRVHLVPYHIEGGQPSYLIVAGLVFTPLSEPLIEEEEDSIGLKLLTKARYSLAKFEGEQIVVLSQVLANEVNIGYEDMSNEQVLKLNGTRIKNIHHLAHLVDSSKGKYLVFEFEDNILVVLEREEAMSASASILKDYGIPAERSSDLLGQYVDSTIEQSEATNHGEFGYEGLLWA; this is encoded by the exons ATGGCCGCAAACAGCTGGTTCTCGGTGCTCACCTCCACCGGCGGCTCTCTTACATCTCACCGTCTCTTTTCAACATCACTAAGACCCTCTTCTTTCTTCATTCCTAAAGCTGATTCCCAAAATCAAAACCATAAGAGAAAAGTTCTCAACAAGTCATCCTCCTCTCCTCCTGAG AAAGTAGCTGGTAAACAGAAGTTTTCACGGAGATCAAAAAATGAAGGGCCTTTTGCAAATGCAGATGGCAGGAGTAGTTCAAGTGAAACAGGACGATCTCAATCAACAGCAATTAAATCATTTGGTCTGCAGAAAAAAGGGAAAGGAATTATGTTAGATTCAAAGGACCAGCAG GTAGAAACTGGCAGCATTCAAGATGCAGCTTTTCTTAATGCTGTTGTGAAG GTTTACTGTACACATACTGCTCCAGATTATTCCCTTCCTTGGCAGAAACAAAGACAGTTCACAAGTACTGGAAG TGCTTTCATGATTGGTGATGGGAAGCTCTTGACGAATGCGCATTGTGTTGAACATGATACACAG GTCAAAGTGAAGAAAAGGGGAGATGACACAAAATATGTTGCTAAG GTTCTAGCTAGAGGGGTAGCGTGTGACATAGCTTTGCTATCCGTGGAAAGCAAGGAATTCTGGGAGGGAGCTGAGCCCCTTAGTTTTGGACGGTTGCCTCGTCTGCAG GATGCTGTAACTGTGGTTGGCTATCCACTTGGAGGAGATACAATCTCTGTGACAAAGGGGGTGGTGTCAAGAATTGAG GTTACATCATATGCTCATGGATCATCTGAGCTGCTGGGCATTCAAATAGATGCAGCAATAAATCCTG GTAATAGTGGTGGTCCTGCATTCAATGATGATGGAGATTGCATTGGAGTTGCATTTCAG GTTTACAGATCCGATGATGCTGAAAATATTGGTTATGTAATACCTACTACAGTTGTATCTCATTTTTTGGAAGACTACGAGAGGAATGGGAAGTATTGTG GCTTTCCTTGCCTTGGGGTGTTGTTGCAAAAATTGGAAAATCCAGCGCTACGTGCCTGCTTAAAAGTGCCATCTAACGAG GGTGTACTCGTCCGGAAAGTTGAGCCCACTTCTGACATCAGTAATGTTGTGAAAGAG GGCGATGTCATTGTTAGCTTTGATGGTGTTCATGTTGGGTGTGAAGGAACAGTGCCGTTTCGATCAAGTGAACGTATAGCTTTTCGCTATCTCATTAGTCAAAA ATTCACTGGTGATTCAGTTGAGCTTGGTATCATTAGAGCGGGAGAATTTATGAAAGTTCAAGCAGTTTTGAAGCCGCGTGTGCATTTG GTTCCTTATCACATAGAAGGTGGTCAGCCTTCATACCTAATAGTTGCAGGCTTGGTGTTTACCCCACTATCCGAACCACTAATAGA GGAAGAAGAAGATAGCATTGGG cTAAAACTATTGACCAAAGCTCGATACTCTTTGGCCAAGTTCGAAGGTGAACAGATTGTTGTACTATCTCAG GTCTTGGCAAATGAAGTAAATATTGGATATGAGGATATGAGCAATGAGCAG GTCTTGAAGTTGAATGGCACCCGAATTAAAAACATTCACCATTTGGCTCATCTTGTAGATT CATCCAAGGGCAAATATTTAGTGTTTGAATTTGAAGACAATATTCTGGTGGTTCTGGAAAGGGAGGAAGCCATGTCTGCCTCAGCTAGTATTCTCAAAGACTACGGCATTCCAGCTGAAAGATCATCAGATCTTCTGGGACAGTATGTTGATTCCACCATTGAACAAAGTGAAGCAACCAATCACGGTGAATTTGGCTATGAAGGGCTTCTTTGGGCTTGA
- the LOC125872808 gene encoding protease Do-like 2, chloroplastic isoform X3, which yields MAANSWFSVLTSTGGSLTSHRLFSTSLRPSSFFIPKADSQNQNHKRKVLNKSSSSPPEKVAGKQKFSRRSKNEGPFANADGRSSSSETGRSQSTAIKSFGLQKKGKGIMLDSKDQQVETGSIQDAAFLNAVVKVYCTHTAPDYSLPWQKQRQFTSTGSAFMIGDGKLLTNAHCVEHDTQVKVKKRGDDTKYVAKVLARGVACDIALLSVESKEFWEGAEPLSFGRLPRLQDAVTVVGYPLGGDTISVTKGVVSRIEVTSYAHGSSELLGIQIDAAINPGNSGGPAFNDDGDCIGVAFQVYRSDDAENIGYVIPTTVVSHFLEDYERNGKYCGFPCLGVLLQKLENPALRACLKVPSNEGVLVRKVEPTSDISNVVKEGDVIVSFDGVHVGCEGTVPFRSSERIAFRYLISQKFTGDSVELGIIRAGEFMKVQAVLKPRVHLVPYHIEGGQPSYLIVAGLVFTPLSEPLIEEEEDSIGLKLLTKARYSLAKFEGLGK from the exons ATGGCCGCAAACAGCTGGTTCTCGGTGCTCACCTCCACCGGCGGCTCTCTTACATCTCACCGTCTCTTTTCAACATCACTAAGACCCTCTTCTTTCTTCATTCCTAAAGCTGATTCCCAAAATCAAAACCATAAGAGAAAAGTTCTCAACAAGTCATCCTCCTCTCCTCCTGAG AAAGTAGCTGGTAAACAGAAGTTTTCACGGAGATCAAAAAATGAAGGGCCTTTTGCAAATGCAGATGGCAGGAGTAGTTCAAGTGAAACAGGACGATCTCAATCAACAGCAATTAAATCATTTGGTCTGCAGAAAAAAGGGAAAGGAATTATGTTAGATTCAAAGGACCAGCAG GTAGAAACTGGCAGCATTCAAGATGCAGCTTTTCTTAATGCTGTTGTGAAG GTTTACTGTACACATACTGCTCCAGATTATTCCCTTCCTTGGCAGAAACAAAGACAGTTCACAAGTACTGGAAG TGCTTTCATGATTGGTGATGGGAAGCTCTTGACGAATGCGCATTGTGTTGAACATGATACACAG GTCAAAGTGAAGAAAAGGGGAGATGACACAAAATATGTTGCTAAG GTTCTAGCTAGAGGGGTAGCGTGTGACATAGCTTTGCTATCCGTGGAAAGCAAGGAATTCTGGGAGGGAGCTGAGCCCCTTAGTTTTGGACGGTTGCCTCGTCTGCAG GATGCTGTAACTGTGGTTGGCTATCCACTTGGAGGAGATACAATCTCTGTGACAAAGGGGGTGGTGTCAAGAATTGAG GTTACATCATATGCTCATGGATCATCTGAGCTGCTGGGCATTCAAATAGATGCAGCAATAAATCCTG GTAATAGTGGTGGTCCTGCATTCAATGATGATGGAGATTGCATTGGAGTTGCATTTCAG GTTTACAGATCCGATGATGCTGAAAATATTGGTTATGTAATACCTACTACAGTTGTATCTCATTTTTTGGAAGACTACGAGAGGAATGGGAAGTATTGTG GCTTTCCTTGCCTTGGGGTGTTGTTGCAAAAATTGGAAAATCCAGCGCTACGTGCCTGCTTAAAAGTGCCATCTAACGAG GGTGTACTCGTCCGGAAAGTTGAGCCCACTTCTGACATCAGTAATGTTGTGAAAGAG GGCGATGTCATTGTTAGCTTTGATGGTGTTCATGTTGGGTGTGAAGGAACAGTGCCGTTTCGATCAAGTGAACGTATAGCTTTTCGCTATCTCATTAGTCAAAA ATTCACTGGTGATTCAGTTGAGCTTGGTATCATTAGAGCGGGAGAATTTATGAAAGTTCAAGCAGTTTTGAAGCCGCGTGTGCATTTG GTTCCTTATCACATAGAAGGTGGTCAGCCTTCATACCTAATAGTTGCAGGCTTGGTGTTTACCCCACTATCCGAACCACTAATAGA GGAAGAAGAAGATAGCATTGGG cTAAAACTATTGACCAAAGCTCGATACTCTTTGGCCAAGTTCGAAG GTCTTGGCAAATGA
- the LOC125872808 gene encoding protease Do-like 2, chloroplastic isoform X2, with protein MLDSKDQQVETGSIQDAAFLNAVVKVYCTHTAPDYSLPWQKQRQFTSTGSAFMIGDGKLLTNAHCVEHDTQVKVKKRGDDTKYVAKVLARGVACDIALLSVESKEFWEGAEPLSFGRLPRLQDAVTVVGYPLGGDTISVTKGVVSRIEVTSYAHGSSELLGIQIDAAINPGNSGGPAFNDDGDCIGVAFQVYRSDDAENIGYVIPTTVVSHFLEDYERNGKYCGFPCLGVLLQKLENPALRACLKVPSNEGVLVRKVEPTSDISNVVKEGDVIVSFDGVHVGCEGTVPFRSSERIAFRYLISQKFTGDSVELGIIRAGEFMKVQAVLKPRVHLVPYHIEGGQPSYLIVAGLVFTPLSEPLIEEEEDSIGLKLLTKARYSLAKFEGEQIVVLSQVLANEVNIGYEDMSNEQVLKLNGTRIKNIHHLAHLVDSSKGKYLVFEFEDNILVVLEREEAMSASASILKDYGIPAERSSDLLGQYVDSTIEQSEATNHGEFGYEGLLWA; from the exons ATGTTAGATTCAAAGGACCAGCAG GTAGAAACTGGCAGCATTCAAGATGCAGCTTTTCTTAATGCTGTTGTGAAG GTTTACTGTACACATACTGCTCCAGATTATTCCCTTCCTTGGCAGAAACAAAGACAGTTCACAAGTACTGGAAG TGCTTTCATGATTGGTGATGGGAAGCTCTTGACGAATGCGCATTGTGTTGAACATGATACACAG GTCAAAGTGAAGAAAAGGGGAGATGACACAAAATATGTTGCTAAG GTTCTAGCTAGAGGGGTAGCGTGTGACATAGCTTTGCTATCCGTGGAAAGCAAGGAATTCTGGGAGGGAGCTGAGCCCCTTAGTTTTGGACGGTTGCCTCGTCTGCAG GATGCTGTAACTGTGGTTGGCTATCCACTTGGAGGAGATACAATCTCTGTGACAAAGGGGGTGGTGTCAAGAATTGAG GTTACATCATATGCTCATGGATCATCTGAGCTGCTGGGCATTCAAATAGATGCAGCAATAAATCCTG GTAATAGTGGTGGTCCTGCATTCAATGATGATGGAGATTGCATTGGAGTTGCATTTCAG GTTTACAGATCCGATGATGCTGAAAATATTGGTTATGTAATACCTACTACAGTTGTATCTCATTTTTTGGAAGACTACGAGAGGAATGGGAAGTATTGTG GCTTTCCTTGCCTTGGGGTGTTGTTGCAAAAATTGGAAAATCCAGCGCTACGTGCCTGCTTAAAAGTGCCATCTAACGAG GGTGTACTCGTCCGGAAAGTTGAGCCCACTTCTGACATCAGTAATGTTGTGAAAGAG GGCGATGTCATTGTTAGCTTTGATGGTGTTCATGTTGGGTGTGAAGGAACAGTGCCGTTTCGATCAAGTGAACGTATAGCTTTTCGCTATCTCATTAGTCAAAA ATTCACTGGTGATTCAGTTGAGCTTGGTATCATTAGAGCGGGAGAATTTATGAAAGTTCAAGCAGTTTTGAAGCCGCGTGTGCATTTG GTTCCTTATCACATAGAAGGTGGTCAGCCTTCATACCTAATAGTTGCAGGCTTGGTGTTTACCCCACTATCCGAACCACTAATAGA GGAAGAAGAAGATAGCATTGGG cTAAAACTATTGACCAAAGCTCGATACTCTTTGGCCAAGTTCGAAGGTGAACAGATTGTTGTACTATCTCAG GTCTTGGCAAATGAAGTAAATATTGGATATGAGGATATGAGCAATGAGCAG GTCTTGAAGTTGAATGGCACCCGAATTAAAAACATTCACCATTTGGCTCATCTTGTAGATT CATCCAAGGGCAAATATTTAGTGTTTGAATTTGAAGACAATATTCTGGTGGTTCTGGAAAGGGAGGAAGCCATGTCTGCCTCAGCTAGTATTCTCAAAGACTACGGCATTCCAGCTGAAAGATCATCAGATCTTCTGGGACAGTATGTTGATTCCACCATTGAACAAAGTGAAGCAACCAATCACGGTGAATTTGGCTATGAAGGGCTTCTTTGGGCTTGA